A DNA window from Leptospira weilii contains the following coding sequences:
- the batB gene encoding VWA domain-containing protein BatB: protein MIHEFSAYLKNLFFALVFVWIIYSILRIFLIYKIKEWKFFYPGLERTSSFPDTRFVFARILLIFATLVCFFFSGLKTKTKDEKEKESFKGVDILFLVDVSLSMQAIDSPPTRLARFKEILLRMLPALSGNRFGMIVFAGNPFLYCPMTSDVSAFSDYVRGLDVDMVGDRGTDLNRAFLKADALLESEKVFRNRILILVTDGEDQNDPDPVSFPASFQVWAAGTQAGGPIAYNDENSGLKGFLLKDGTLTPDLNSPEIIHSKMNRIFLKDLADRNEGTFYSLDSNPPDITSFQKEILSLEENLYSRSKDLKRAEGSGKFLFLAIFFLLLDWILVEFFLFSKRKSGVQV, encoded by the coding sequence ATGATTCACGAGTTTTCCGCTTATCTAAAAAACCTATTTTTCGCTCTCGTGTTCGTGTGGATCATATATTCTATACTTAGAATATTCCTAATTTATAAAATAAAAGAATGGAAATTTTTTTATCCTGGTTTGGAGAGGACTTCCTCTTTTCCGGATACTCGTTTTGTGTTTGCAAGAATTCTGTTGATTTTTGCGACCTTGGTATGTTTCTTTTTTAGCGGTCTGAAAACGAAAACCAAGGACGAAAAAGAGAAGGAATCTTTCAAAGGAGTCGATATACTTTTCCTAGTGGACGTAAGCCTTTCCATGCAAGCGATCGATAGTCCTCCGACCAGATTGGCAAGATTCAAAGAAATCTTATTGCGTATGTTGCCTGCTCTTTCGGGAAATCGGTTCGGGATGATTGTCTTCGCCGGGAATCCGTTTTTATACTGTCCGATGACTTCGGACGTTTCCGCCTTTTCGGACTACGTGCGCGGTTTGGATGTGGACATGGTCGGGGATCGGGGGACGGATTTGAATCGGGCGTTCTTGAAAGCGGACGCGTTGCTCGAATCCGAAAAAGTTTTTCGGAATCGAATTTTGATTCTGGTGACGGACGGAGAAGATCAAAACGATCCAGATCCGGTTTCTTTTCCGGCCAGTTTTCAAGTGTGGGCGGCCGGGACGCAGGCAGGCGGCCCGATCGCTTATAACGACGAAAATTCTGGTTTAAAAGGTTTTCTTTTGAAGGACGGAACTCTGACGCCGGACTTAAATTCCCCCGAAATCATACATTCCAAGATGAATCGGATTTTTTTAAAGGATCTTGCCGATAGAAACGAAGGAACATTTTATTCCTTGGATTCAAATCCTCCGGACATAACGTCTTTTCAAAAGGAAATTCTTTCTTTGGAAGAGAATCTGTATTCCAGAAGTAAGGATTTGAAACGCGCGGAAGGTTCCGGTAAATTTTTGTTTTTGGCGATTTTTTTTCTATTGTTAGATTGGATTTTGGTGGAATTTTTCCTGTTTTCTAAACGGAAATCGGGAGTTCAAGTATGA
- a CDS encoding LIC10183 family protein, whose amino-acid sequence MIDFANDTLSFGDLVLDSSNDDFQTDLNPVRIVLSEVREMFEMTVADDLDYPEIYSRQRAAQNSTEFMDQAARIRDAERILNLHPMIDSNSIDVGLNSENGLVVSFKLKTGEAIQGFVMG is encoded by the coding sequence ATGATTGATTTCGCAAATGATACTCTCTCGTTCGGCGATCTCGTTTTGGATTCTTCGAACGATGATTTTCAAACCGATTTAAATCCGGTTCGAATTGTTCTTTCCGAAGTTCGGGAAATGTTTGAAATGACGGTCGCGGACGATCTGGATTATCCGGAGATTTATAGTCGTCAACGCGCCGCTCAAAACTCCACAGAGTTTATGGATCAGGCCGCGCGAATTCGAGACGCGGAAAGAATTCTAAATTTACACCCGATGATTGACTCAAATTCAATCGATGTTGGTCTAAATTCTGAGAATGGACTTGTTGTAAGTTTTAAGCTCAAAACCGGAGAAGCGATTCAGGGCTTTGTGATGGGGTAA
- a CDS encoding DUF6046 domain-containing protein, whose translation MIGGITPPIAPAGYIPPEIITGDTDRLVISPGILTDYEFPSGTKFTLRKEKRIVLTAIPGGSGTVKELTGQDDWTITIETTLLAAVYGAGLLAAPSNPLIKTMIQQVKEIRRIWENTESIGLTHSLLNALGIKNVVFKSIQVSNATIQYSQPVTFVFLSDNDIDLDQASLEAKRSIVESSI comes from the coding sequence ATGATCGGAGGAATAACACCGCCAATTGCACCAGCAGGTTACATTCCTCCGGAGATCATTACCGGGGACACTGATCGACTTGTAATCAGTCCAGGAATTCTAACGGATTATGAATTCCCTTCCGGAACAAAATTCACCTTGCGGAAGGAGAAGAGAATCGTTTTAACAGCGATTCCCGGAGGATCCGGAACAGTGAAAGAACTAACGGGTCAAGACGATTGGACAATCACGATCGAAACCACGTTACTGGCGGCTGTGTATGGAGCGGGATTACTTGCGGCCCCTTCCAACCCCTTAATCAAGACGATGATTCAGCAGGTAAAAGAGATACGAAGAATTTGGGAAAACACAGAATCTATCGGACTCACTCATTCCCTTCTGAACGCATTAGGAATTAAGAATGTAGTATTCAAATCGATTCAAGTTTCGAACGCAACCATTCAATACAGCCAACCTGTAACGTTTGTTTTCTTGAGTGACAATGACATTGATTTGGATCAAGCTTCTTTAGAAGCGAAACGTTCGATCGTGGAATCCTCTATATGA
- the batC gene encoding TPR repeat-containing protein BatC: MKRIRILEYLIILICFPFAVSLFAIELDPGGNRIAEGLEYYNQGEYLDSLKMYREAEPYFPDDSRLEFNRGAAEFKSGNIDKAIGHFEKAANSPSSSPEVQWKSRFNLGNGYMRTGDRKKAAEEFIKALKLNPDLKEARKNLEYLRKTPPPSQSSPDSNSQSQPQNSEDSSSQSQSQNSKDNSKNGNSPIEKSQKKGSATGSLTEEETKRILDSLDLNKVRRKSGKSRDREVFW, from the coding sequence ATGAAACGAATTCGTATATTAGAATATTTAATTATTCTGATTTGTTTCCCTTTTGCCGTCTCCTTGTTTGCGATCGAATTGGATCCGGGAGGAAATCGGATCGCCGAAGGATTGGAATACTACAATCAGGGAGAATATCTCGACTCTTTGAAGATGTACCGGGAAGCGGAGCCTTATTTTCCGGATGATTCCAGATTGGAATTCAATCGTGGCGCGGCGGAATTTAAATCGGGTAACATAGATAAGGCGATTGGTCATTTCGAAAAAGCCGCTAATTCTCCCTCTTCTTCTCCCGAGGTTCAGTGGAAGTCCAGATTCAATTTAGGAAACGGTTATATGCGCACCGGGGACCGCAAAAAGGCGGCGGAAGAATTCATCAAAGCCTTGAAGTTGAATCCCGATTTAAAAGAAGCAAGAAAAAATTTAGAATACCTTCGTAAAACACCTCCTCCTTCTCAGAGTTCCCCGGATTCCAATTCCCAGAGCCAGCCTCAGAACTCGGAAGATTCTTCCTCTCAAAGCCAATCTCAAAATTCCAAGGATAACTCGAAAAACGGAAATTCACCGATCGAAAAAAGTCAAAAGAAAGGATCCGCTACGGGCAGTCTCACCGAAGAGGAAACAAAAAGGATCTTGGATTCTTTGGATTTGAATAAGGTCCGTAGAAAGAGCGGGAAAAGCAGAGATAGAGAGGTTTTTTGGTGA
- the htpG gene encoding molecular chaperone HtpG, whose amino-acid sequence MSEEIKGKISVETENIFPIIKKWLYSEKDIFIRELVSNSNDAITKLKKIAFSEEFEGGTDYRIDLEFDQEKRILTIEDNGIGMSSEEVQKYINQIAFSSAEEFVKKFQGDGAKPEIIGHFGLGFYSCFMVSTKVIIETKSYKKGSTGVIWESESGTEFSLRSSDKTARGTKITLYLDGDSGEYLDQWKLKELIRKYCDFLPVPIYVKNEQANKQTPLWSEAPSSVTKEKYEEFYNYLFPFSGEPLFHVHLNVDYPFRLQGILYFPKLKHELDVNQSGIKLYCNHVFVSDDANDLVPKFLTVLKGTIDIPDLPLNVSRSYLQNDPLVKKISAHIVKKIADRLNEEFKKSEEEFRKNWDEISIFVKYGMLTDDKFYDAAKDLVFFKTSSGEIVRLEDYWNKNKDRNNGKVFYASETSSVYMDLLKSQGLEAILVDSRIDSHFIQFLESKNPDMKFQRADSELAAGVVDQEHSSSIVDSDNKTEADRIKEFFEKILKRDGLEIKVEPLKAEGVPAVVLLPEHLRRLSEMGAMGGQNPLDLLKNHTLVINTRSALVKNILGLSKGIRSTKADKLARTVYDMALLSSKIFGEAEFSEYLKRTTETLEELSAS is encoded by the coding sequence ATGAGCGAAGAAATCAAAGGAAAAATTTCCGTGGAGACGGAAAACATCTTTCCGATCATTAAAAAATGGCTTTATTCCGAAAAAGATATTTTTATCCGAGAACTGGTGTCCAACTCAAACGACGCGATCACTAAGTTAAAAAAAATAGCGTTCTCCGAGGAATTCGAAGGAGGCACCGATTATAGAATCGATCTTGAATTCGATCAAGAAAAAAGGATTCTCACGATCGAAGACAACGGAATCGGAATGAGTTCCGAAGAGGTTCAGAAATACATCAATCAAATCGCGTTTTCCAGCGCGGAAGAGTTCGTAAAAAAATTTCAAGGGGATGGGGCTAAACCCGAAATCATCGGGCATTTCGGACTCGGTTTTTATTCCTGTTTTATGGTTTCCACGAAAGTAATTATAGAAACCAAGTCGTATAAAAAAGGTTCTACCGGAGTAATTTGGGAAAGCGAATCCGGAACCGAATTCTCTTTGCGTTCTTCGGATAAAACCGCAAGAGGCACTAAAATCACCCTTTATCTCGACGGGGATTCCGGAGAATATCTGGATCAATGGAAACTCAAGGAGCTGATCCGCAAGTACTGCGATTTTTTACCCGTTCCAATTTACGTCAAAAACGAACAAGCCAACAAACAAACTCCTCTTTGGTCCGAAGCTCCCTCTTCCGTAACTAAGGAAAAATACGAGGAATTTTACAATTATCTCTTCCCTTTTTCGGGAGAACCTCTCTTTCACGTTCATCTAAACGTGGATTATCCGTTCCGTCTACAGGGTATATTATACTTTCCTAAATTAAAACACGAACTGGATGTAAATCAATCCGGAATCAAACTCTACTGTAATCACGTATTCGTAAGCGATGACGCCAACGACTTGGTTCCTAAGTTTTTGACCGTACTCAAAGGAACGATCGACATTCCCGATCTGCCTCTGAACGTTTCCCGTTCGTATCTGCAAAACGATCCTTTGGTGAAAAAAATCTCCGCGCATATCGTGAAAAAAATCGCGGATCGTTTGAACGAGGAGTTTAAAAAGAGCGAGGAGGAATTTAGAAAGAACTGGGATGAGATTTCCATTTTCGTAAAATACGGAATGTTGACCGACGACAAGTTCTACGACGCCGCAAAGGATCTTGTGTTTTTTAAGACTTCGAGCGGGGAAATCGTTCGTCTCGAAGATTATTGGAATAAAAACAAGGACAGGAACAACGGGAAAGTGTTTTACGCTTCGGAAACTTCCTCCGTATATATGGACCTGCTTAAATCCCAAGGGCTTGAGGCGATTTTAGTCGATTCTAGAATCGATTCTCACTTTATTCAATTTTTGGAATCTAAAAATCCGGATATGAAATTTCAAAGAGCGGATTCGGAACTTGCGGCCGGAGTCGTGGATCAGGAACATTCTTCTTCGATTGTTGACTCGGATAACAAGACCGAGGCGGACCGGATCAAAGAATTTTTCGAGAAGATTCTGAAGCGGGACGGACTTGAAATCAAAGTGGAACCTCTCAAAGCGGAAGGAGTTCCGGCGGTTGTTCTTCTTCCGGAGCATCTCCGCAGACTGAGCGAGATGGGTGCGATGGGCGGTCAAAATCCCCTCGATCTTTTGAAGAATCATACTCTCGTAATCAACACTCGCTCCGCTCTCGTGAAGAATATTCTGGGATTGTCCAAAGGAATTCGTTCGACTAAGGCGGATAAGTTGGCCCGAACCGTATACGATATGGCCCTGCTTTCTTCTAAAATATTCGGTGAAGCCGAATTCTCCGAATACTTAAAACGAACTACGGAAACTTTGGAAGAGTTAAGCGCTTCTTGA
- the batA gene encoding VWA domain-containing protein BatA, whose translation MNFEYPYAFLLWIPIWVWAFIYYKNKMYLKKMEVRLPGRREGALSKFEDFGKFLPVLRPIAISLVVVALAGPGKKTTFLPDEKEGVDVMIALDVSGSMSRSRDFLPETRLGVSKKLLRRFIDKRKNDRLGLVVFAGAAYLQAPLTGDRESLNEILGTIEEETVAEQGTAIGDAIILSTYRLRASQARSKVIVLITDGVSNTGKIDPVTATDLAKHIGVKIYSVGIGKEDGSYEINFEILRELSASTGGKFFRAEDPEEMKAVLASIDSLEKDPLQAPPREIRETEYEIWLYRALAVLLLDLMLRAFFLRYYV comes from the coding sequence ATGAATTTTGAATATCCTTACGCATTTCTCCTTTGGATTCCGATTTGGGTTTGGGCGTTTATATATTATAAAAACAAAATGTACTTAAAAAAAATGGAGGTCCGACTTCCGGGTAGAAGGGAGGGGGCACTTTCCAAGTTCGAGGATTTCGGAAAATTCTTGCCCGTACTTCGTCCGATCGCGATCAGTTTGGTGGTTGTTGCTCTTGCTGGACCGGGTAAAAAAACGACTTTTCTTCCCGATGAAAAAGAAGGAGTCGATGTCATGATCGCCCTGGATGTTTCGGGTTCCATGTCCCGAAGTCGAGATTTTCTTCCGGAGACGAGACTCGGCGTTTCCAAAAAGTTACTTCGAAGGTTTATCGACAAAAGAAAAAACGATCGTTTGGGGCTGGTCGTTTTTGCGGGTGCGGCGTATCTGCAAGCTCCTCTCACGGGCGACCGGGAATCCCTGAACGAAATTTTAGGAACGATCGAAGAGGAAACCGTTGCGGAGCAGGGGACTGCGATCGGAGACGCGATCATACTTTCCACGTATCGACTGAGAGCTTCTCAGGCTCGTTCTAAAGTGATCGTGCTGATTACGGACGGCGTTTCCAATACTGGTAAAATTGATCCGGTAACTGCGACGGATCTTGCGAAACATATCGGTGTGAAAATCTATTCTGTCGGAATCGGAAAAGAAGACGGTTCTTACGAAATCAATTTCGAAATCCTGCGAGAACTTTCCGCGAGCACGGGCGGTAAGTTTTTTCGGGCGGAAGATCCGGAGGAAATGAAAGCGGTTCTCGCTTCGATCGATTCTCTTGAAAAAGATCCTTTGCAGGCTCCTCCCCGAGAAATTCGGGAAACCGAATATGAGATTTGGCTCTACAGAGCCCTTGCCGTTTTGCTTTTGGATCTGATGTTACGGGCTTTTTTTCTCAGGTATTACGTATGA
- a CDS encoding BatD family protein — protein MKRFWVLPVLFWAGSLAAEETKFYVTRNTFHLGEESYAVFEMDMGSRVSIPQNSFSSGDISVFYAGSEQNTTIVNFQVFRKKLLKFRIKASRQGVFTLPRMSIEVNGKKFVSDPLQIQVLERSKTTRRGGSFFDRFFQFEEEDLPENADLKVIFQTSKKEAWIGEPIIGYFTLYYRDVRKPYFDRNPADSIQFPYFRSEVLSGVAVKVPDQVLYERNIYDVAVYNKEIYSLVPLRAGEFDLGKTTFSLEGQLQSYFDMKTVTTTASRIRVKELPKFEGNFSGGVGEFKARVKIENDPNTVETGSTLYLSVVIEGEGNLSSVTEPLSTCKEEKNCSSKFTLYDTSKSWKFTELKNGGYGFYSVARFEYGIPMETVGVWRQKPRDFVFFNPDSGSYKTISLQIPSVNVLPSTRMKKDSKSAGSSSSIAEKRKVQILFFLFGFLFVTIVAIWFHVRKSDSTFLISLPILFPIFGVPILKELDLQMGSKRGFVLRQFLLSKGISETDVSFLVEISGAGPEFAFRLNLKDKRTLLRIANRILKHIKERAL, from the coding sequence GTGAAGAGATTCTGGGTTTTGCCTGTTTTGTTTTGGGCCGGATCTCTTGCGGCGGAAGAAACAAAATTCTACGTTACGCGAAACACATTTCATCTCGGAGAGGAATCCTATGCGGTTTTTGAAATGGATATGGGTTCCAGAGTTTCGATTCCTCAGAATTCTTTTTCCAGCGGGGATATCTCTGTTTTTTATGCGGGTTCGGAACAGAACACTACGATCGTCAACTTTCAGGTTTTTAGAAAAAAGCTTTTAAAGTTCAGGATCAAAGCTTCGAGACAAGGAGTTTTTACGCTTCCCCGTATGAGCATAGAAGTGAATGGTAAAAAATTCGTTTCCGATCCTCTTCAGATTCAAGTGCTCGAAAGATCTAAAACTACAAGGAGGGGAGGTTCTTTTTTTGATCGTTTCTTTCAGTTTGAGGAAGAGGATTTGCCCGAAAACGCGGATTTAAAAGTGATCTTTCAAACGAGTAAAAAAGAAGCCTGGATCGGAGAGCCGATCATCGGTTATTTTACGTTGTATTATAGGGACGTGCGCAAACCTTACTTCGATCGAAATCCGGCCGATTCGATTCAGTTTCCGTATTTCCGAAGCGAAGTTCTTTCCGGTGTCGCCGTAAAAGTTCCCGATCAAGTTTTATATGAAAGAAACATCTACGACGTCGCCGTATATAACAAAGAAATTTATTCCTTGGTTCCTCTCCGTGCCGGGGAATTTGATCTAGGCAAGACCACTTTTTCTTTGGAAGGTCAACTTCAGTCTTACTTTGATATGAAAACAGTCACCACGACAGCGAGTCGGATTCGTGTGAAGGAACTTCCCAAATTCGAAGGGAATTTCAGCGGAGGTGTCGGAGAATTCAAGGCTCGCGTAAAAATTGAAAACGACCCCAATACGGTCGAAACGGGAAGCACTTTGTATCTGAGCGTTGTCATCGAAGGAGAGGGTAATCTTTCCTCGGTCACGGAGCCTCTTTCGACTTGCAAAGAAGAAAAGAATTGCTCTTCAAAATTCACGTTGTATGACACATCCAAGTCTTGGAAATTTACCGAACTGAAAAACGGCGGTTACGGTTTTTATTCCGTTGCTCGTTTTGAATACGGAATTCCGATGGAGACGGTCGGAGTTTGGAGACAGAAGCCGAGGGATTTCGTTTTTTTCAATCCGGATTCTGGAAGTTACAAAACGATTTCTCTGCAGATTCCGTCGGTGAACGTTCTTCCTTCGACTCGGATGAAAAAAGATTCTAAAAGCGCGGGGTCTTCAAGTTCGATTGCCGAAAAAAGGAAGGTTCAAATTCTGTTTTTTCTTTTCGGATTTTTGTTCGTTACGATCGTCGCAATTTGGTTTCATGTTCGAAAATCGGATTCAACTTTTCTCATATCGCTCCCGATTCTTTTCCCGATCTTCGGGGTTCCTATTTTAAAAGAACTTGACTTACAAATGGGATCTAAAAGAGGCTTTGTATTAAGACAGTTTCTGCTTTCCAAGGGGATCTCCGAAACGGATGTTTCCTTCCTCGTAGAAATTTCCGGAGCCGGGCCGGAATTTGCATTTCGGTTGAATCTCAAGGATAAAAGGACGCTGCTTCGTATTGCGAATCGTATTTTAAAACATATAAAGGAGAGAGCTCTATGA
- a CDS encoding tail protein X, with the protein MNSFYVLKPNDTLQRLAARYYGRWEIWRLIFDSNPHLSSWKSLPVGVQIEIPIPRTDDINHTIRDGDTYESLSLSYYGTEHFSGRIRDANENLQPYENIGSVLFIPSLIEKSDLVNAKRRMM; encoded by the coding sequence ATGAATTCTTTCTATGTTCTCAAACCAAACGATACACTACAACGTCTTGCGGCAAGATATTATGGCAGGTGGGAAATTTGGAGACTGATCTTTGATTCAAACCCACACCTCAGCAGTTGGAAATCCCTTCCAGTCGGAGTTCAAATCGAAATCCCAATTCCCCGAACCGACGATATAAATCATACAATCCGTGACGGTGATACGTACGAAAGTTTGAGTCTCTCCTATTATGGAACGGAACATTTTTCCGGAAGGATTCGAGACGCAAACGAAAATCTCCAACCTTATGAAAATATAGGTTCCGTTCTATTCATTCCCTCGCTGATAGAAAAATCAGATTTGGTAAATGCAAAAAGGAGAATGATGTAA
- a CDS encoding baseplate J/gp47 family protein, translating to MNLNVTKDQVLSDHLQSIKASGVFKNHSFSPTSKTFTLIRAVSNAVFSFIDTDLISIQKAIHPHTAEDDALHEHLIRRGMKWKPALPAIIKVRIGSSTQPIIDRDIPQSLVVTTSGNEDQKIRFFLIDSLTLPAGISADAQGKFTIEAFVQCMIDGPAGNVVPGSISIIESPPEGIDYIKNLESDPIQQGQYRETRTSVRSRLQTAEGVSSKWTPAWYTSEAESFAFVKRAIFKSAKTLGKDGEVKILLQGSVGSLTSAQLNQVQDHFNAEENDPGGVAHLSAENINEAVINKTVTVKFSSSDKIPSKSVLDQITDEYFLSLSEGQDFVDAQLKSLYQALPSCIDVEFNPLGNIDVPAGALASPGSGFQVVGTVYV from the coding sequence TTGAATCTAAATGTAACGAAGGATCAGGTTCTTTCCGATCATCTGCAAAGTATAAAAGCCTCCGGAGTTTTTAAGAATCATTCATTCAGCCCAACTTCCAAAACGTTCACGCTCATACGCGCTGTTTCGAACGCTGTCTTCTCGTTTATCGATACCGATCTAATCTCAATTCAAAAAGCGATTCACCCGCATACTGCGGAGGACGATGCGCTCCACGAACATTTAATCCGACGCGGTATGAAATGGAAACCGGCTCTTCCCGCAATCATCAAGGTAAGAATTGGTTCCTCTACTCAGCCGATCATCGATCGGGATATTCCTCAGTCTTTGGTTGTAACGACTTCCGGAAACGAAGATCAGAAGATCCGATTCTTTCTGATCGATTCACTTACTCTTCCCGCCGGGATCTCCGCAGACGCTCAGGGAAAATTCACGATCGAAGCCTTCGTTCAGTGTATGATCGACGGTCCTGCGGGGAATGTCGTTCCGGGATCGATCTCGATCATAGAAAGTCCGCCGGAAGGAATCGACTACATTAAGAATCTCGAATCAGATCCGATTCAACAAGGTCAATACCGTGAAACCCGAACTTCCGTTCGTTCCCGCCTTCAAACCGCCGAAGGCGTTTCTTCCAAATGGACTCCGGCGTGGTATACGAGCGAAGCGGAAAGTTTCGCATTCGTCAAACGAGCTATTTTCAAAAGCGCGAAAACACTTGGAAAAGACGGAGAAGTAAAAATTCTTCTGCAAGGTTCTGTTGGTTCTTTGACATCCGCTCAACTGAATCAAGTTCAGGATCATTTCAATGCCGAGGAAAACGATCCCGGTGGAGTCGCTCATCTTTCCGCAGAGAACATCAACGAAGCGGTCATAAACAAAACGGTGACTGTCAAATTTTCTTCTTCGGATAAGATTCCAAGTAAATCCGTTCTCGATCAAATCACGGATGAATACTTTCTTTCTCTTTCCGAAGGACAGGATTTTGTGGATGCTCAACTGAAAAGTCTTTATCAGGCTCTTCCAAGTTGTATCGATGTGGAATTCAATCCTCTTGGAAACATAGACGTTCCTGCCGGTGCTTTAGCAAGTCCCGGCTCCGGATTCCAAGTTGTAGGGACGGTCTATGTCTGA